A region of the Candidatus Hydrogenedentota bacterium genome:
GCCGAATTGGACGCTGATTAGTTCCAGCAGAAAGAGAGCGCAGAGAATGAGAATAGGGCCCAACAGTCGAAACATATACTTCTGAAGCCAGTGCGACACGAGCGGAGCCGAAAGAAGACTGTTCACGAGGCACATCGCGAGAATCACGAAGGCCGCCGCTTGCCCGACGATATAGCAGAGGGACGAGAACAAAACGTGGCGCAGGCTGTTCATTCTGCGCGCGAGAAACGAGATGGCGGCAACGTTGGTGGCGAGAAGGCAGGGGCTGATCGAGGTGAGAAAGCCGAACCAGAACGCGGCGCCAATTGCGAACGCGAATTCCCTCATGGCGGAGTGTCCAAGTCTTCGCGCACTTGTTCACGAATGTAGTCAAGAAACGCGGGCTTGTCGTAGACGAGGTCCCACACCTTGTCGAGATTCTTCCATCTGACTTGCTTTCCGTCATTGACGCGCACGAGAACTACCGATTTTGTGTAGAGGCTGTAGTCGGTGATGAAGTGCGCATTTCGAGATTCTTCGACATCGACCGCGCGCCATACGATATCGCCGGACGACAACTCGTTTTTGAAGTGCGTGTCGAGCGCGTCCTTTGTGAACTCCGGGATGTTGAGACAGGTGGAGCAGTCCTTGCCTTCGTCGAAGTAATAGACAATGAGCTTCGCCGAAACGGGGAGATCGTCTGTGGAAATATCGGACGGATTGTTCATCTTGCGGGTAGTCTGCCGGTCCACAGCTTCGCGCCCCAGGAAAACGAACACGCTTCCCACCGCAAAGAGGAGAAGCAGATTCCGTATCCAGTTCCGTGCGTTCATGGGGCTCTCGTTATTGGTGTCGACTGGCATGCGACATCCTGGTTTGCGATAGCTCGCAAGATTACTTAATCAGCTCCTTGAGTTCGTTAAAGGATGGTACACGGCCAACAACTCGCACTTCGCCGTCCACAACAAGGGCCGGAGTGCCGGGAACGTCAAATGCGAGAATGCGGTCAATTTCAGAGACCTTCTCCAATTCGAATTCGAGTTCTAACTCGGTAGCCGCCAGGGTCGCCAATTCCGCAAGCCTGTTGCAGGAAGGGCAGCCCGTACCGAGCACCTGCAGCTTCTTCATAGAAACACCTCCGACTGGTGGAATTCTTTCAGGTCCAGGACGTTTAAGGCCCAAATACGTGGGCAAGGCCGCTGGCGGAGGGAATAGTCATTCGCCGGGTTTATGTTATGGAATTGGGCTACGCTAAACAAGGGCAACTCGCCATGGAAGATGAGATTCTAACGATAGAAGAAGCGGCCAAGCTCTTGAAAGTCTCCCCGGAAATCGTAGCGGACTTGCTGAAGTCCAGCGACCTTGTCGGCCGGACTATTGGCGGTCAGTGGCGCACGACCAAACGGGCGTTGTTGAGTTTTGTGGATGGCGCGCCGCTGGCCATGTCATGTTGCCCGCCTGAGATGTGTTGCAGTCCGGGTTCGCCTGCAGCCGATGGTTCAGGGTCGCGGCGAGGTTGTTGCTGTTAGGACTCCCGCGTACCATAATCCGGATTGTCGGCCCCGTGGAAGGCTGACTGCGCAGTGGCCATCGAGATCGCAAGTGACGTGGGGACCCCCTTGGTTCCAATATGATTCGGATTAAGAAACTCAGTACCTATGCGCCCTTTGCCGCAATCGGCATCATCACGCTCTCTTACTTGGCAGCGCAGCAGTGGCTCTTTCCCGCCGATGAAGAAACCCCATCGCCGCCCATTGCGCTCCCCGAAGAAAAGACCGCTGCACCCCCCGCCAATGTTCAGGCGCCTGTTCAAGAGACCAATGCTACGGATACGTGGCCACTTTATCATGGAAGCTATGACCTGCGAGGAACGTCAAGTGCTGTGCTACCGGAAAAACCCATGCGCGTCTGGCAATATCTTGGCGAGGGTGCGATAAGGCAGCCTCCCGTGGGTGACGCGCGTGGAGTCTATGTCGCTACCCGGACCGGCTCAGTCGTCGGTCTCGATTTCAGCGGCAACGTGCGTTGGACCAAGCAGGTAATGCGGCGCAACCCGGCCGACGGGGCAGAAATGCCCGAACGCTTCGAAGCACCAGTGGCCTGCATCCGTTCAACTGTCCTAATCGGGTCCACGGCGGGCATTGTCTACGCGCTGGATAGCGAGACCGGCGCGGAACGATGGAAGTACGACGTAGGTGGCGAAGTGCTTGGGACGGTGACCGCGTACGAGCCTGCGAACGAGGCCGACCCCGTGCGACTTTTTGTTATCGAGCGCGCGGAAGGTGCGTTGCACTGCATCGACTTCGAAACCGGGAGTAGGGTATGGCGTACGGACCCCATCAACCGGACAGATGGGTCGGCCGTGGTGGGAAACGATATGGTCGTTTTTGGAAGCTGCGAAGCGGCCATACATGTCTACTCCATTTACGACGGACGCCTCATGCGAAGCGTGGCTCTGTGTGGAGACTGTCAGGTCGCGGCGGGGATTGCGCTTGTGGGCGATGAAGTGTTTTCCGGTTGCCGCAGCGGACATTTCTATCGAGTTAACGCTCGGGTGGGAAGTGTAGTCTGGCAGAACGAAGATAGCGAGAAGGACATATTCAGTACGCCGACGCTGTGCTCTGGCGTGGTCGTCTTTGGGTCCGAGGATGGCACTGTCTACGCATTGGACCCAGAGACGGGCAAGCAGAAGTGGCAATTCAAAACTGACGGTAATCCATTGTCACCCGTGTCGGCGGGAGACAAGATAGCCGTGAGTGTAAATGGAACGCTTCATTTCTTGAGCGCAAAAACCGGCGAGTCAATCTGGAGCTACGAAGTGAGCGACGCAATCACGTCGCCTTCTCTAATCAACGGCATGGTCATTGTAGGTGGCGAAGACGGGTCCGTGACAGCGTTTGGATCCAGTCCGCCGGAGCAGGGCGCATCGTGAGCACGTTCACCGTACAACACACCTGCGGCCATGAATCGAAACACGCCTACACGGGACCTGAGGAGGCACTTCAGCAGCGCAAGGAGTGGCTGCAAGGACGCCCTTGTCAGGCCTGCTGGCGAGCACAGGAGTCAACCCTAGCCGCGGATCAAAGCCAGGAATTGAATCTTCCAGAGCTGGAGGGATCTGAACAAGACAAGCCGTGGGCGGCCGTCATCCGGCTGAAGGTTGTGGAGCATAACCGTGACTACGTCAAAAAACTTGTTGGGAGCAAGAAAGTCGCCGCCGAAGAAGAGACTATGAGAACGGCGATAATCACGTCCGCTAACGAGGCGCTGCGTGAACTCGAGAGCCAGCGCGACGCAGGTTGGTGGATTGCGAATCGTTTTGACGCGTTGACCTTTGTGAAGGCAAAGGTCGTGAAAGCGGTGACGCCAATACTAGATGCGAGGTCAGAGTAACGCCATTTGGGACACTTGTACACCGAATGGCCCCCAAAAGACAGTCTTGCCCCTTTGACAAGAAAGTCGGTCAGTGGCAGACTATATTGAAGGGGGGGGCTGCCATGGCTTACTCAGTGAGAAAGTGAATGCCACACGTTTGATCTTGGGGGCAAGAGAGCCGGGGGCAAGTCTCAAGTCGAGGTAGTGATCGCGTAATGTCTCTAGATGCAAGCATCACAGCGGTCCATCAGGAGAGGCGAAGTCTGAAATAGGCCTCGGAATCAGGGGGAATCAATGTGTACATGTCATGACAAGCATGCTTGTGGCGGTTGTCGTATGTCGCGCCGCCGTTTCATGAAATCAGCGTCGGCGGCGGTTCTGGCCGGATCGTTGGCCGCTTGTTCATCAAATGACCGTGAAGACTACGTTGACCTTTCGAGTTTTCGAATCCGACCTAAAGTCCGAATAGTGGGAGCTGTAGTACTTCCAAAAGCTCGGTCGGGATGGCCTGGACTTGGGTACGATTTCGCTGGCAAACAGAAAGCATACGAGAAAGCGTTCATGGACATAGCGCGCAAGGTGGGCGTGGGATTGGAGATGTCGCCTGACTTGTTGACTGATGA
Encoded here:
- a CDS encoding helix-turn-helix domain-containing protein; the encoded protein is MEDEILTIEEAAKLLKVSPEIVADLLKSSDLVGRTIGGQWRTTKRALLSFVDGAPLAMSCCPPEMCCSPGSPAADGSGSRRGCCC
- a CDS encoding thioredoxin family protein, translating into MKKLQVLGTGCPSCNRLAELATLAATELELEFELEKVSEIDRILAFDVPGTPALVVDGEVRVVGRVPSFNELKELIK
- a CDS encoding PQQ-binding-like beta-propeller repeat protein yields the protein MIRIKKLSTYAPFAAIGIITLSYLAAQQWLFPADEETPSPPIALPEEKTAAPPANVQAPVQETNATDTWPLYHGSYDLRGTSSAVLPEKPMRVWQYLGEGAIRQPPVGDARGVYVATRTGSVVGLDFSGNVRWTKQVMRRNPADGAEMPERFEAPVACIRSTVLIGSTAGIVYALDSETGAERWKYDVGGEVLGTVTAYEPANEADPVRLFVIERAEGALHCIDFETGSRVWRTDPINRTDGSAVVGNDMVVFGSCEAAIHVYSIYDGRLMRSVALCGDCQVAAGIALVGDEVFSGCRSGHFYRVNARVGSVVWQNEDSEKDIFSTPTLCSGVVVFGSEDGTVYALDPETGKQKWQFKTDGNPLSPVSAGDKIAVSVNGTLHFLSAKTGESIWSYEVSDAITSPSLINGMVIVGGEDGSVTAFGSSPPEQGAS